In one window of Lampris incognitus isolate fLamInc1 chromosome 3, fLamInc1.hap2, whole genome shotgun sequence DNA:
- the lrrc8c gene encoding volume-regulated anion channel subunit LRRC8C — MIPVTEFRQFSEQQPALRVLKPWWDVFTDYLSVVMLMIGVFGCTLQVMQDKIICLPQRTSLPNQTMPTQNKSENYMESLLPVQSHLSPLPKEMKGLKTDLDLQQYSFINQMCYEKALHWYAKYFPYLVLIHTLIFMVCSNFWFKFPGSSSKIEHFISILGKCFDSPWTTRALSEVSGENPEEKDHKKNSTNRSNINVPPGEGNLEKTQSLRSIPEKIVVDKPTASALDKKEGEQAKALFEKVKKFRLHVEEGDILYIMYVRQTVFKVLKFLLIIAYNSVLVSEVQITVTCNVDIQDMTGYKHFSCNHTMAHLFSKLSYCYLCFVVVYGLTSLYTSYWLFYRSLKEYSFEYVRQETGINDIPDVKNDFAFMLHMIDQYDPLYSKRFAVFLSEVSENKLKQLNLNHEWTAEKLRQRLQTNANNRIELQLFMLSGLPDTIFEVTELQSLKLEIINNVTIPASISQLDDLQELSLYQCCLKLHTTATSFLKENLKVLRVKFDDSRELPHWMYGLRNLEELYLSGSLSPDASKNIVLESLRELKCLKTLSLKSNLTKIPQSIVDVSSHLQRLYIYNDGTKLVMLNNLKKMINLTELELVRCDLERIPHAVFSLTNLQELDLKENNLRSIEEIVSFQHLRKLICLKLWYNSIMYIPEHIKKLGSLERLYFSFNKIEILPSHLFLCNKLRYLDLSNNDIRFIPPEIGVLQSLQYFSVTCNKIENLPDELFFCKKLKTLKLGKNMLSLLSPKISYLLLLTHLELKGNHFEVLPPELGCCRALKRSGLIVEDALFETLPSDIRDQMKAE; from the exons ATGATTCCTGTGACGGAGTTCAGACAGTTCTCCGAGCAGCAGCCAGCCTTGCGTGTGCTGAAACCGTGGTGGGATGTGTTCACCGACTACCTCTCAGTAGTCATGCTAATGATTGGTGTGTTTGGATGCACACTCCAG GTAATGCAAGACAAAATCATTTGCCTTCCTCAAAGAACATCATTGCCCAACCAAACCATGCCTACGCAGAACAAAAGCGAAAATTACATGGAGTCACTGCTACCCGTGCAGTCCCATTTGTCACCTCTTCCGAAAGAAATGAAGGGCTTGAAGACTGATCTGGATCTTCAGCAGTACAGTTTCATCAATCAAATGTGTTATGAGAAGGCTCTGCACTGGTATGCCAAATATTTCCCTTATCTGGTTCTTATACACACCCTCATTTTTATGGTGTGTAGCAACTTCTGGTTCAAATTTCCTGGGTCTAGTTCAAAAATTGAACATTTCATTTCCATTCTTGGGAAATGTTTtgactctccctggaccacacggGCCTTGTCTGAGGTGTCTGGAGAAAATCCGGAGGAAAAAGATCACAAAAAAAACAGCACTAATAGGTCTAATATCAATGTACCCCCCGGGGAAGGCAATTTAGAGAAGACCCAGTCCCTCAGGTCTATCCCAGAAAAGATTGTAGTTGACAAGCCAACTGCTAGTGCTCTTGATAAAAAGGAAGGAGAACAAGCTAAAGCGCTTTTTGAAAAGGTAAAGAAGTTTCGTTTGCACGTGGAGGAGGGGGATATTCTCTACATAATGTATGTTCGTCAGACCGTGTTCAAGGTGCTTAAATTTCTCTTGATCATTGCATACAATAGTGTTTTAGTGTCTGAAGTCCAGATCACAGTAACTTGCAATGTTGACATACAGGACATGACAGGCTATAAACATTTTTCATGCAATCACACCATGGCCCATCTGTTCTCCAAGCTCTCCTATTGTTATCTGTGCTTTGTGGTTGTCTATGGATTAACAAGTCTTTATACCTCCTACTGGCTGTTTTACCGCTCCCTGAAGGAATACTCCTTTGAGTATGTGCGACAGGAAACCGGTATTAATGACATTCCAGATGTCAAGAATGACTTTGCTTTCATGCTACACATGATTGACCAGTATGACCCGTTGTATTCGAAAAGATTTGCAGTTTTTCTTTCCGAAGTCAGTGAGAACAAACTGAAACAGCTTAATCTAAACCATGAGTGGACTGCTGAGAAGCTGCGTCAGAGACTGCAGACTAACGCTAACAACAGAATTGAGCTTCAGCTGTTCATGCTTTCTGGGCTACCAGACACCATTTTTGAGGTGACAGAGCTCCAGTCACTCAAGTTAGAGATCATCAACAACGTCACTATCCCTGCCTCCATCTCTCAGCTGGATGACCTTCAGGAGCTGTCCCTTTACCAATGCTGTTTGAAGTTGCACACAACAGCTACCTCCTTCCTCAAAGAGAACCTGAAAGTTCTTCGTGTGAAGTTTGACGATAGCAGGGAGCTTCCACACTGGATGTATGGCCTGCGTAATTTAGAGGAGCTCTACCTCAGCGGATCATTAAGTCCAGATGCCTCGAAGAATATAGTTCTTGAGTCACTGCGTGAGCTCAAATGTTTGAAAACTCTCTCCCTCAAGAGTAATTTGACCAAGATCCCTCAGTCAATTGTAGATGTTTCTAGTCATTTGCAACGGTTGTACATATACAATGATGGCACCAAACTAGTTATGCTCAACAACCTGAAAAAGATGATCAATCTGACAGAGCTTGAGCTTGTGCGTTGTGATCTGGAACGAATTCCACATGCTGTCTTTAGCCTCACAAACCTTCAGGagcttgatttgaaagagaataaTCTTCGTTCCATAGAGGAGATTGTTAGCTTTCAGCATCTTCGCAAACTCATCTGCCTTAAGCTTTGGTACAACAGCATCATGTACATTCCAGAGCACATCAAAAAGCTTGGTAGCCTTGAGCGCCTCTACTTCAGCTTCAACAAGATTGAAATATTGCCCTCACACTTGTTCTTATGCAACAAGCTGCGCTACCTGGACCTGTCCAACAATGACATTCGATTCATCCCTCCAGAAATTGGAGTTCTGCAGAGTCTACAGTATTTCTCTGTCACCTGCAACAAAATAGAAAACTTGCCAGATGAACTCTTCTTCTGCAAAAAGCTCAAAACACTAAAACTTGGTAAGAACATGCTGTCCTTACTCTCACCAAAAATTTCCTATCTGCTTCTACTAACACACTTAGAGCTCAAAGGCAACCACTTTGAGGTCTTACCACCAGAGCTTGGTTGCTGTCGGGCCTTGAAGCGCAGTGGCCTTATAGTGGAAGATGCACTGTTTGAGACATTACCTTCAGATATCAGGGACCAAATGAAGGCTGAGTGA